A window of Chloroflexota bacterium genomic DNA:
TCGCCAATGACCGTGGACTCTACTTCGGGTTCACCTAGCTCAAGCAAGTCGCGTTCGATGCGGTCCACAATCTGCCCAATGTGCTCCGAACTCACCGGGCGCTTCCAGCACGCCGTGCTTAATTTGTCGCGCAGCTTCCCACGGTTAAACTCTTCCCGCCGCCCGTCACGTTTCACCACCGTCAACGGCACGGGATCCACCCGCTCGGTGGTCGTGAACTCTCTCCCGCAGCGCAGGCACTCGCGGAAGCGCCGCGCACCGGCCCTGAGCAGTTGGTATGTGGCGACGCGGGATTCGATAGATTCACAGTGTGGGCAAGCCAGCACTTCCAAG
This region includes:
- the nrdR gene encoding transcriptional regulator NrdR, which gives rise to MLACPHCESIESRVATYQLLRAGARRFRECLRCGREFTTTERVDPVPLTVVKRDGRREEFNRGKLRDKLSTACWKRPVSSEHIGQIVDRIERDLLELGEPEVESTVIGDKVMQRLRILDEVAYVRFASVYRHFEDIDSIAEEIAEYQEWKRSRAQPDQIALLPEESPVS